Proteins found in one Pseudomonas sp. P8_241 genomic segment:
- a CDS encoding D-cysteine desulfhydrase: MIKQQLARFNRLDLLGQPTALEKLERLSTWLDRDVYVKRDDLTPLALGGNKLRKLEYLAADALAQGADTLITAGALQSNHVRQTAAIAAKLGLGCVALLENPLGTDDSNYTGNGNRLLLDLFDAKVELVENLDNADEQLQALAGRLHSNGKKPYLVPIGGSNALGALGYVRAGLELAEQIKDTGLTFSAVVLASGSAGTHSGLALALSEALPDLPVIGVTVSRSEEDQLPKVQGLAERTAELLGVNLPAAFKVELWDEYFGPRYGEPNAGTLAAVKLLASQEGLLLDPVYTGKAMAGLLDGIGRQRFDKGPIIFLHTGGAPALFAYKDFL, encoded by the coding sequence ATGATCAAACAACAGCTCGCTCGTTTTAATCGCCTCGACCTGCTCGGTCAGCCCACGGCCCTGGAAAAACTCGAACGCCTGTCGACGTGGCTGGACCGCGACGTATATGTCAAACGCGATGACCTGACGCCACTGGCACTGGGTGGCAACAAGCTGCGCAAACTCGAATACCTGGCCGCCGATGCGCTCGCTCAAGGTGCCGATACGTTGATCACCGCGGGCGCGCTGCAATCCAATCACGTACGCCAGACTGCTGCGATCGCGGCCAAGCTGGGTCTCGGCTGCGTGGCCTTGCTGGAAAACCCGCTGGGCACCGATGACAGTAACTACACCGGCAATGGCAACCGACTGCTGCTCGACCTGTTCGATGCCAAGGTCGAGCTGGTGGAAAACCTCGACAACGCTGACGAGCAACTTCAGGCGCTCGCCGGGCGCCTGCACAGCAACGGCAAAAAACCCTATCTGGTGCCGATCGGCGGTTCCAATGCCTTGGGTGCGCTGGGATATGTCCGCGCAGGGCTGGAATTGGCTGAGCAGATCAAAGACACCGGCCTGACTTTCTCCGCAGTAGTCCTGGCCTCAGGTAGCGCTGGAACCCACAGCGGTCTGGCATTGGCCTTGAGCGAAGCTCTGCCGGATTTGCCAGTAATCGGTGTGACGGTTTCGCGCAGCGAGGAAGACCAGCTGCCGAAGGTACAAGGCCTGGCCGAGCGCACCGCCGAACTGCTGGGCGTGAACCTGCCGGCGGCTTTTAAAGTCGAGTTATGGGACGAATACTTCGGCCCGCGCTATGGCGAGCCGAACGCCGGGACACTGGCAGCAGTGAAGCTGCTGGCAAGCCAGGAAGGCTTGCTGCTCGACCCGGTCTACACTGGCAAGGCCATGGCCGGGTTGCTTGATGGGATCGGGCGTCAGCGTTTCGACAAAGGCCCGATTATTTTCCTGCACACCGGCGGGGCGCCGGCGTTGTTTGCCTATAAGGATTTTCTGTAA
- a CDS encoding SfnB family sulfur acquisition oxidoreductase: protein MSSLADAIVQSDLDIAPLLLPAQVLRNDAQAIKAAHELAQVARLQAAKRDQQRKLPWSEIEQFTRSGLGSISIPREYGGPQVSFVTLAEVFAIISAADPALGQIPQNQFGILNLVLGSATEAQKQLLFKSVLDGWRIGNAGPERSTKNTLDLKARITADDVLNGQKFYSTGALFAHWVAVKALNEDGRQVLAFIQRGTPGLRIVDDWSGFGQRTTASGTILLNNVKVDPELVVDNWRINETPNIQGAVSQLIQAAIDAGIARGAIDDAIDFVKKRARPWIDAKVERASDDLYVIADIGKLKIELHAAEALLRKAGQVLDQVSAAPFTAESAARASIAVAEAKVLTTEISLQASEKLFELAGSHATLAEFNLDRHWRNARVHTLHDPVRWKYYAVGAYRLNGTLPARHSWI from the coding sequence ATGTCCAGTCTGGCAGATGCAATCGTCCAGAGTGACCTGGACATCGCCCCGTTGTTGTTGCCCGCGCAAGTGCTGCGCAACGATGCCCAAGCCATCAAGGCTGCCCACGAACTGGCGCAAGTCGCCCGCCTGCAAGCCGCCAAACGTGACCAACAGCGCAAGCTGCCATGGTCTGAAATCGAACAGTTCACCCGCAGCGGCCTGGGCAGCATTTCCATTCCCCGTGAGTACGGCGGCCCGCAGGTTTCGTTCGTCACCCTGGCCGAGGTGTTCGCGATCATTTCCGCAGCAGACCCGGCGCTTGGGCAGATCCCGCAAAATCAGTTCGGGATTCTTAATCTGGTGCTCGGTAGCGCCACCGAAGCGCAGAAACAACTGCTGTTCAAAAGTGTGCTCGACGGCTGGCGCATCGGCAATGCCGGGCCTGAGCGCAGCACCAAAAACACTCTGGACCTGAAAGCGCGTATCACCGCTGACGACGTCCTCAATGGCCAGAAGTTCTATTCCACCGGCGCACTGTTCGCCCATTGGGTCGCGGTCAAAGCATTGAACGAGGACGGCAGACAAGTGCTGGCGTTCATCCAACGCGGTACACCGGGTTTGCGCATCGTTGATGACTGGTCGGGCTTCGGTCAACGCACCACCGCCAGCGGTACGATTTTGCTCAACAACGTAAAGGTCGATCCTGAGCTGGTGGTGGATAACTGGCGGATCAACGAAACACCCAATATCCAGGGTGCAGTCTCGCAGTTGATCCAGGCCGCCATCGATGCCGGCATCGCCCGGGGTGCTATCGACGATGCCATCGACTTTGTGAAAAAACGCGCCCGGCCGTGGATCGACGCCAAGGTCGAACGAGCCAGCGATGACCTCTACGTGATCGCCGACATCGGCAAACTGAAAATCGAACTGCACGCCGCCGAAGCGCTGTTGCGCAAGGCCGGGCAGGTGCTCGATCAGGTTAGCGCCGCGCCCTTCACCGCCGAGTCCGCCGCCCGCGCCTCGATTGCCGTGGCCGAAGCCAAAGTGCTGACCACCGAAATCTCGTTGCAGGCCAGCGAAAAACTCTTCGAACTGGCCGGCAGCCACGCAACCCTCGCCGAATTCAACCTCGACCGTCACTGGCGCAATGCCCGGGTGCACACGCTGCACGACCCGGTGCGCTGGAAGTATTACGCCGTCGGCGCGTACCGCCTGAACGGCACCTTGCCGGCCCGTCATTCCTGGATCTGA
- a CDS encoding methionine ABC transporter ATP-binding protein, protein MTAAIQRRLEIPEPASAAQTELHPELNRAHVRFINLGKTYSGQQGPVAALHGIDLAIQRGEVFGIIGRSGAGKSSLIRTINRLEQPSSGRVLIDQVDIGEFDENRLVALRRRIGMIFQHFNLMSAKTVWQNVELPLKVAGVPKEQREKKVRELLELVGLQSRHKAYPAQLSGGQKQRVGIARALVHDPDILLCDEATSALDPETTQSILGLLREINQRLGLTIVLITHEMAVIRDICDRVVVLEHGRIVEQGPVWEVFGNPQHEVSKTLLAPLQHTLPEELQNRLHSQPKTCDAAVVLRLQFTGNQRDEPDLAALFSALGGRVRLLQGGVERIQGHAIGQLLLAVTGSPLDAEELRQRASDWAQNVEVLGYVV, encoded by the coding sequence ATGACCGCCGCGATCCAACGGCGACTGGAGATTCCAGAGCCTGCAAGCGCTGCACAAACGGAGCTGCATCCCGAACTCAATCGTGCCCATGTGCGCTTCATCAATCTGGGTAAAACCTACAGCGGCCAGCAAGGTCCGGTGGCCGCGTTGCACGGTATCGACCTGGCGATTCAGCGCGGTGAAGTGTTCGGCATCATCGGCCGCAGCGGTGCTGGCAAATCGTCGCTGATTCGCACCATCAATCGTCTGGAACAACCGAGCAGCGGTCGGGTACTGATCGATCAGGTCGACATCGGCGAGTTCGACGAAAACCGCTTGGTGGCCCTGCGTCGGCGTATCGGCATGATCTTTCAGCACTTCAATTTGATGTCCGCCAAGACGGTTTGGCAGAACGTCGAGTTGCCGCTCAAAGTCGCAGGAGTACCCAAGGAACAGCGCGAGAAAAAGGTTCGTGAGTTGCTGGAACTGGTGGGCCTGCAATCCAGGCACAAGGCTTACCCGGCGCAGCTGTCCGGTGGGCAGAAACAGCGTGTCGGTATCGCCCGTGCACTGGTGCATGATCCGGATATTTTGCTGTGCGACGAAGCAACCTCTGCACTGGACCCTGAGACCACTCAATCGATCCTCGGCCTGCTGCGCGAGATCAACCAGCGCCTTGGCCTGACCATCGTTTTGATCACCCACGAGATGGCGGTGATCCGCGATATCTGTGATCGCGTCGTGGTGCTGGAACACGGGCGAATCGTCGAGCAAGGGCCGGTGTGGGAGGTGTTCGGCAATCCGCAACATGAGGTCAGTAAGACGCTACTCGCGCCGTTACAACACACCCTGCCTGAAGAGCTGCAAAACCGTTTGCACTCGCAGCCGAAAACCTGCGATGCCGCCGTGGTCCTTCGCTTGCAATTCACCGGCAACCAACGCGACGAGCCAGACCTGGCCGCGCTGTTCAGTGCACTCGGTGGTCGCGTGCGTTTGCTGCAAGGGGGTGTGGAACGGATTCAGGGGCATGCGATTGGACAACTGTTATTAGCGGTGACCGGCTCGCCACTCGACGCCGAAGAATTGCGTCAGCGCGCCAGTGATTGGGCGCAAAACGTGGAGGTATTGGGTTATGTGGTTTGA
- a CDS encoding methionine ABC transporter permease: MWFDRLLQGFIDTFLMVGVSSLIALLAGIPLAVILVTSAKGGIYEAPALNRALGAFVNLFRSIPFLILMVALIPFTRLIVGTTYGVWAAVVPLTIAATPFFARIAEVSLREVDHGLVEAAQAMGCRRWHIVWHVLLPEALPGIVGGFTITLVTMINSSAMAGAIGAGGLGDIAYRYGYQRFDSQIMLTVIVLLVVLVAAIQLGGDRLARGLNKR; the protein is encoded by the coding sequence ATGTGGTTTGATCGTTTGTTGCAAGGTTTCATCGACACCTTCCTGATGGTCGGCGTGTCGTCGTTGATTGCGCTGTTGGCGGGCATTCCGCTGGCGGTGATCCTCGTCACCAGCGCCAAGGGTGGTATTTACGAAGCGCCAGCGCTGAACCGGGCCTTGGGTGCATTCGTGAACCTGTTTCGCTCGATTCCGTTTCTGATTTTGATGGTGGCGCTGATTCCGTTCACACGGTTGATCGTCGGCACCACTTACGGCGTATGGGCGGCTGTGGTCCCACTGACCATTGCGGCCACACCCTTCTTTGCGCGCATTGCTGAAGTGAGTTTACGAGAGGTCGATCACGGGTTGGTCGAAGCGGCGCAGGCGATGGGTTGCCGGCGTTGGCACATCGTTTGGCACGTGTTGCTGCCCGAGGCACTGCCGGGGATTGTTGGTGGGTTCACCATCACGCTGGTGACAATGATCAATTCGTCGGCCATGGCCGGGGCGATTGGTGCCGGTGGACTGGGGGATATTGCCTATCGGTACGGCTATCAGCGGTTTGATAGCCAGATCATGTTGACGGTGATTGTATTGCTGGTGGTGTTGGTGGCGGCGATTCAGTTGGGTGGGGATCGGTTGGCGCGGGGGTTGAACAAGCGGTAG
- the epsC gene encoding serine O-acetyltransferase EpsC, producing the protein MSERSSHWQLQTIVSELRTAREQWRTQNGRASGEQGGRELPSRAAMAEILEALCGALFPMRLGPVDLREESEDFYVGHTLDVALNALLAQARLELRYAARHSAQAETEVEAKTIQIIQDFALALPGLRSLLDTDVLAAYHGDPAARSVDEVLLCYPGILAVIHHRLAHHLYRAGLPLLARISAEIAHSATGIDIHPGAQIGRSFFIDHGTGVVIGETAIIGERVRIYQAVTLGAKRFPADEDGQLQKGQARHPIVEDDVVIYAGATILGRITIGQGSTIGGNVWLTRSVPAGSNLTQANLQHDDGAQK; encoded by the coding sequence GTGAGTGAGCGATCAAGCCATTGGCAATTGCAGACCATCGTCAGCGAGTTGCGCACGGCACGTGAACAGTGGCGTACACAAAACGGCCGGGCCAGCGGCGAACAGGGTGGCCGTGAGTTGCCCTCTCGGGCGGCCATGGCGGAGATTCTCGAAGCCTTGTGTGGTGCGTTGTTCCCGATGCGTCTGGGTCCGGTGGACTTGCGTGAGGAAAGTGAAGATTTCTATGTCGGCCATACGCTGGATGTCGCATTAAATGCATTGCTGGCTCAGGCGCGGCTCGAACTGCGCTACGCCGCTCGCCACAGTGCCCAGGCCGAGACTGAAGTCGAAGCCAAAACCATCCAGATCATTCAGGACTTCGCCCTCGCGTTGCCTGGGTTGCGCAGTCTGCTGGACACCGACGTACTCGCGGCCTATCACGGTGACCCGGCAGCACGCAGCGTCGATGAAGTGTTGTTGTGTTACCCGGGCATTCTGGCGGTGATTCATCATCGACTGGCTCACCATTTGTATCGGGCCGGGTTGCCGCTGCTGGCGCGGATCAGCGCGGAAATCGCCCACTCTGCCACCGGTATCGACATTCACCCCGGCGCGCAGATCGGCCGCAGTTTCTTCATTGACCACGGCACAGGTGTAGTGATCGGCGAAACCGCGATCATCGGCGAGCGCGTGCGGATTTATCAGGCGGTGACTTTGGGCGCCAAGCGCTTTCCGGCGGACGAAGACGGTCAGTTGCAGAAGGGGCAGGCGCGGCATCCGATCGTGGAGGATGACGTGGTGATTTATGCCGGGGCGACGATTTTGGGACGGATCACTATCGGCCAGGGTTCTACCATCGGCGGCAACGTCTGGCTGACCCGCAGCGTGCCGGCGGGCAGCAACCTGACCCAGGCTAATCTGCAGCATGATGATGGGGCGCAGAAGTAA
- the tcyJ gene encoding cystine ABC transporter substrate-binding protein translates to MNFSALRRNLLVGSLGLALSAGLIGQAVAGEQLQQIKDKGVINVGLEGTYPPFSFVDADGKLTGFEVEFSEALAKELGVKVKLQPTKWDGILAALESKRLDAVINQVTISEERKKKYDFSEPYTVSGIQALVLTKKATELNIKSAADLAGKKVGVGLGTNYEQWVKENVPTADIRTYEDDPTKFQDLRVGRIDAILIDRLAALEYAKKAKDTTAAGEAFSRQEAGIALRKGEPELLAAVNKAIDKLRADGTLKKLSEKYFNADVTQ, encoded by the coding sequence ATGAATTTTTCCGCACTACGTCGAAATCTGCTGGTGGGTTCGCTGGGCCTGGCACTGAGCGCCGGCCTGATTGGCCAGGCGGTTGCCGGTGAGCAACTGCAACAAATCAAGGACAAAGGCGTGATCAACGTCGGCCTTGAAGGCACTTATCCACCGTTCAGTTTCGTTGATGCCGACGGCAAACTGACCGGCTTCGAAGTCGAGTTCTCCGAAGCACTGGCTAAAGAATTGGGCGTGAAAGTCAAACTGCAACCAACCAAATGGGACGGCATCCTCGCGGCGCTGGAATCCAAGCGTCTGGACGCAGTGATCAATCAGGTAACCATCTCCGAAGAGCGCAAGAAGAAGTACGACTTCTCCGAGCCTTACACCGTATCCGGGATTCAGGCACTGGTGCTGACCAAGAAAGCCACCGAGCTGAACATCAAGAGTGCCGCGGATCTGGCTGGCAAAAAAGTCGGCGTAGGCCTGGGCACCAACTACGAGCAGTGGGTGAAAGAGAATGTTCCGACTGCTGACATCCGCACCTACGAAGACGATCCAACCAAGTTCCAGGACCTGCGTGTCGGCCGCATCGACGCCATCCTGATCGACCGCCTGGCCGCGCTGGAATACGCCAAGAAAGCCAAGGACACCACCGCCGCCGGTGAAGCGTTCTCCCGCCAGGAAGCCGGCATTGCCCTGCGCAAAGGCGAGCCTGAATTGTTGGCTGCGGTGAACAAGGCGATCGACAAGCTGCGCGCCGATGGCACTCTGAAAAAGCTTTCGGAAAAATACTTCAACGCTGACGTCACTCAATAA
- a CDS encoding LLM class flavin-dependent oxidoreductase, whose translation MTRKKILLNAFNMNCIGHINHGLWTHPRDTSTRYKTIEYWTELAQLLERGLFDGLFIADIVGVYDVYQNSVDVPLKESIQLPVNDPLLLVSAMAAVTRNLGFGLTANLTYEPPYLFARRMSTLDHLSRGRVGWNIVTGYLDSAAKAMGLSEQVEHDRRYDQADEYLQVLYKLWEGSWENGAVLNDPQQRIYAQPEKVHKVEHKGEFYQVEGYHLCEPSPQRTPVLFQAGSSDRGLQFAGRHAECVFISGQTKASTKVQVDNVRASAIEAGRNPEDIKVFMGLNVIVDETEERAWAKHAEYLSYASAEAGVAHFSASTGIDFSEYAIDEPIQYVKSNAIQSATKHLQNNDWTRRKLLEQHALGGRYITVVGSPGQVADELESWIAETGLDGFNLTRIVTPESYVDFIELVIPELQRRGSYKTAYDDGSLRQKLFHEGAHLPEQHTGSAFRR comes from the coding sequence ATGACCCGCAAGAAGATCCTGCTCAACGCGTTCAACATGAACTGCATCGGGCACATCAACCACGGTTTGTGGACGCACCCAAGAGACACATCGACCCGGTATAAAACCATCGAGTACTGGACCGAACTGGCGCAATTGCTCGAGCGCGGCCTGTTCGACGGCTTGTTCATTGCCGACATCGTCGGCGTCTACGACGTTTACCAGAACTCGGTGGATGTACCGCTCAAAGAATCGATCCAGTTGCCCGTCAATGACCCGCTGCTGCTGGTTTCGGCGATGGCGGCGGTGACCAGAAACCTCGGTTTCGGCCTGACCGCCAACCTCACCTACGAACCGCCCTATCTGTTCGCTCGGCGCATGTCGACGCTGGACCATTTGAGTCGCGGCCGTGTGGGCTGGAACATCGTCACCGGCTACCTCGACAGCGCCGCCAAGGCCATGGGCCTGAGCGAACAGGTCGAGCACGACCGTCGATATGACCAGGCGGACGAATACCTGCAAGTGCTCTACAAACTCTGGGAAGGCAGTTGGGAAAACGGCGCGGTGCTCAACGACCCGCAGCAGCGGATCTACGCGCAGCCAGAAAAGGTGCACAAGGTCGAGCACAAAGGCGAGTTCTATCAGGTCGAGGGTTATCACCTCTGCGAACCGTCACCGCAACGCACCCCGGTGTTGTTTCAAGCGGGCAGTTCGGATCGCGGACTGCAGTTCGCCGGGCGACATGCCGAGTGCGTGTTCATCAGCGGCCAGACCAAAGCATCGACCAAGGTTCAAGTGGACAACGTCCGCGCCAGCGCCATCGAAGCGGGGCGCAACCCAGAAGACATCAAGGTGTTCATGGGCCTGAACGTGATCGTTGACGAAACCGAAGAGCGGGCCTGGGCCAAGCACGCCGAATACTTGAGCTACGCCAGTGCCGAAGCCGGCGTGGCGCATTTTTCGGCCTCCACCGGGATCGATTTCTCCGAGTACGCCATCGACGAACCGATCCAGTACGTGAAGAGCAACGCCATTCAGTCCGCTACCAAACACCTGCAAAACAACGACTGGACCCGACGAAAACTGCTGGAGCAACACGCCCTCGGTGGTCGCTACATCACCGTGGTGGGTTCGCCCGGGCAGGTGGCAGATGAACTGGAATCCTGGATCGCCGAGACGGGGTTGGATGGCTTCAACCTGACGCGGATTGTCACGCCGGAAAGCTATGTGGATTTCATTGAGCTGGTGATTCCTGAGCTGCAACGGCGCGGGTCGTACAAGACCGCTTATGACGATGGCAGCTTGCGGCAAAAGCTGTTTCACGAAGGGGCGCATTTGCCTGAGCAACACACCGGTTCGGCGTTTCGCCGTTAA
- the tcyN gene encoding L-cystine ABC transporter ATP-binding protein TcyN, translating into MIVVEKLTKQFKGQVVLNGIDLEVKAGEVVAIIGPSGSGKTTFLRCLNFLEEPTSGRIKVGDIEIDTSRPLNQQQSLVRRLRQHVGFVFQNFNLFPHRTALENVIEGPIIVKKIARVDAIALGKKLLAKVGLAGKEDAYPRRLSGGQQQRVAIARALAMEPEVILFDEPTSALDPELVGEVLATIRGLAEENRTMVIVTHEMGFARDVANRVVFFDKGVIVEQGEAKALFANPKEERTKQFLSKFLNNAHN; encoded by the coding sequence ATGATTGTCGTGGAAAAACTGACAAAGCAGTTCAAGGGTCAAGTCGTGCTCAACGGCATCGATCTTGAGGTAAAGGCAGGTGAGGTAGTAGCGATCATCGGCCCTAGCGGTTCGGGCAAAACCACTTTCCTGCGCTGCCTGAATTTTCTGGAGGAACCTACCAGCGGCCGGATCAAGGTCGGCGATATCGAGATCGATACCAGCCGCCCCCTGAACCAGCAGCAGAGCCTGGTGCGACGTTTGCGCCAGCATGTGGGTTTCGTGTTTCAGAACTTCAACCTGTTCCCCCATCGCACCGCCCTGGAAAACGTTATCGAAGGTCCGATCATCGTCAAGAAGATCGCGCGCGTCGATGCCATTGCCTTGGGTAAAAAGCTGCTGGCCAAAGTTGGCCTCGCGGGCAAGGAGGACGCTTACCCGCGTCGTCTCTCCGGCGGTCAGCAACAGCGCGTGGCGATTGCCCGAGCGCTGGCGATGGAGCCGGAAGTGATCCTGTTTGATGAACCGACCTCCGCGCTCGATCCTGAGCTGGTGGGCGAAGTGTTGGCGACCATCCGCGGCCTGGCCGAAGAGAATCGCACTATGGTGATCGTCACCCACGAAATGGGCTTCGCTCGGGATGTGGCCAATCGCGTGGTGTTTTTCGATAAAGGCGTGATCGTTGAGCAAGGCGAAGCGAAGGCGCTGTTTGCCAATCCGAAAGAAGAACGGACAAAACAGTTCCTCAGCAAGTTCCTAAATAACGCTCACAACTAA
- a CDS encoding SfnB family sulfur acquisition oxidoreductase gives MTSSHHVAVITSDEQALIVASDLAEDFKRDSALRDRERRLPHAELEVFSRSGLWGISVPKEYGGAGVSNVTLAKVIALIAQADGSLGQIPQNHFYALEVLRVNGNHEQKQRLYSQVLAGQRFGNALAELGTKTAHDRTTSLTPDGIGYRISGRKFYATGAIYAQRIPTSVVDENGVQQLAFVPRNSKGLTVIDDWSGFGQRTTGSGSVVFEDVYVAAEDVIPFQSAFERPTPVGPLAQILHAAIDTGIARAAYEDALHFVRTKTRPWIDATHEKASDDPLTLKSFGHLSIRLHAAEALLERAGEFLDKAQLETTADTVAAASIAVAEVRAISTEISLAAASTLFELAGSQATLREHGLDRHWRNARVHTLHDPVRWKYHAVGNYYLNDENPPLRGTI, from the coding sequence ATGACAAGTTCTCACCACGTCGCGGTCATCACCAGCGATGAGCAAGCCCTGATTGTCGCCAGCGATCTGGCCGAAGACTTCAAACGCGACAGCGCCCTGCGCGACCGTGAACGCCGTTTGCCCCACGCGGAGCTGGAGGTATTTTCCCGCTCGGGCCTGTGGGGTATCAGCGTGCCGAAAGAATACGGCGGCGCAGGTGTTTCCAACGTTACGCTGGCCAAAGTAATCGCCCTGATCGCACAGGCCGACGGCTCGCTTGGACAGATACCGCAAAACCACTTTTACGCACTGGAAGTGCTGCGCGTGAACGGTAACCACGAGCAGAAACAACGTTTGTACTCGCAGGTTCTGGCCGGCCAGCGCTTCGGCAATGCCTTGGCCGAACTCGGCACCAAAACCGCCCACGACCGCACAACCAGCCTGACCCCCGACGGCATCGGCTATCGCATCAGCGGTCGCAAGTTCTACGCCACGGGCGCGATTTACGCCCAGCGAATTCCGACATCCGTGGTAGATGAAAACGGCGTGCAGCAACTGGCGTTCGTGCCGCGTAACAGCAAAGGCCTTACCGTGATTGATGACTGGAGCGGCTTCGGCCAGCGCACCACCGGCAGCGGTTCGGTGGTGTTCGAAGACGTCTATGTCGCTGCCGAAGACGTCATTCCCTTTCAAAGCGCTTTCGAGCGTCCGACGCCGGTCGGACCGTTGGCGCAGATTCTCCACGCCGCCATCGACACCGGCATCGCCCGCGCCGCTTACGAAGATGCGTTGCATTTCGTGCGCACCAAGACCCGTCCATGGATCGACGCCACCCATGAAAAAGCCTCCGACGATCCGCTGACCCTAAAGAGCTTCGGCCACTTGAGCATCCGCCTGCACGCCGCCGAAGCACTACTGGAACGCGCGGGTGAGTTCCTCGACAAAGCCCAACTCGAGACCACCGCCGACACGGTCGCAGCCGCCTCGATTGCCGTCGCAGAAGTTCGCGCCATCAGCACCGAAATATCTCTCGCCGCCGCCAGTACATTGTTTGAACTTGCAGGCAGTCAGGCGACGCTACGCGAGCACGGACTGGACCGGCACTGGCGCAACGCTCGGGTGCATACCCTGCACGACCCGGTGCGCTGGAAGTATCACGCCGTCGGCAACTACTACCTCAACGATGAAAACCCGCCACTGCGGGGGACCATCTGA
- the tcyL gene encoding cystine ABC transporter permease — translation MEEAFQLALDSAPFLLKGAYYTVILSLGGMFFGLVMGFGLALMRLSRFKLVSWIARIYVSFFRGTPLLVQLFVIYYGLPQLGLELDPLPAALIGFSLNMAAYACEILRAAISSIERGQWEAAASIGMTRAQTLRRAILPQAMRTALPPLGNSFISLVKDTALAATIQVPELFRQAQLITARTFEIFTMYLAAALIYWVLATALSHLQNQLEARVNRHDQES, via the coding sequence ATGGAAGAAGCTTTTCAACTCGCACTGGACTCCGCGCCCTTTTTGCTCAAGGGCGCGTACTACACGGTGATTCTGAGCCTGGGCGGGATGTTCTTCGGCCTGGTGATGGGGTTCGGCCTGGCGCTGATGCGTCTGTCGCGTTTCAAGCTGGTGAGCTGGATTGCCCGCATCTACGTGTCGTTCTTTCGCGGCACGCCGTTGCTGGTGCAATTGTTCGTGATCTATTACGGCTTGCCGCAGTTAGGCCTGGAACTCGATCCGCTGCCGGCGGCACTGATCGGCTTCTCGCTGAACATGGCCGCGTACGCCTGTGAAATCCTGCGTGCCGCGATCAGCTCCATCGAGCGCGGCCAATGGGAAGCGGCTGCCAGTATCGGCATGACCCGCGCGCAGACCTTACGCCGGGCCATCCTGCCGCAAGCCATGCGCACTGCATTGCCACCGCTGGGCAACAGCTTCATTTCGCTGGTCAAAGACACCGCGCTGGCCGCCACCATCCAGGTGCCGGAACTGTTCCGCCAGGCGCAACTGATCACCGCTCGTACCTTCGAAATCTTCACCATGTATCTTGCCGCCGCCCTGATCTACTGGGTTCTCGCAACCGCGCTGTCGCACCTGCAGAACCAGTTGGAAGCGCGGGTCAATCGGCACGACCAGGAGTCCTGA
- a CDS encoding MetQ/NlpA family ABC transporter substrate-binding protein → MKKNYFSHPVKALALALGLFSSVTFAADAPLKIGTTAAFAIPLEAAVEEANKQGLKVELVEFSDWIAPNVSLASGDIDVNYFQHIPFLENAKAAAGFDLVPFAPGIINNVGLYSKKYKSFDELPEGASVAIANDPINSGRGLQLLAKAGLITLKPGVGYKATEEDIIANPKKIKILQVEAVQLVRAYDDADLVQGYPAYIRLSKTFDAGSALLFDGLDHKEYVIQFVIQPKSKTDPRLIKFVDIYQHSPAVRAALDKAHGKLYQAGWES, encoded by the coding sequence ATGAAAAAGAACTACTTCTCTCACCCAGTCAAAGCACTGGCCCTGGCCCTCGGCCTCTTCAGCTCGGTGACCTTCGCCGCCGACGCGCCATTGAAAATCGGCACCACCGCGGCTTTCGCCATTCCTCTGGAAGCCGCCGTCGAGGAAGCCAACAAACAAGGCCTGAAAGTCGAACTGGTGGAGTTCAGCGACTGGATCGCACCGAACGTCAGCCTGGCCTCAGGCGATATCGACGTGAACTACTTCCAGCACATCCCCTTCCTGGAAAACGCCAAGGCTGCCGCAGGTTTTGACCTGGTGCCGTTCGCGCCCGGGATCATCAACAACGTCGGCCTCTACTCGAAGAAATACAAAAGCTTCGACGAGCTGCCAGAAGGCGCCAGCGTCGCCATCGCCAACGACCCGATCAACAGCGGTCGCGGTTTGCAGTTGCTGGCCAAGGCGGGGCTGATCACGCTTAAACCCGGCGTCGGATACAAAGCCACCGAAGAAGACATCATCGCCAACCCGAAGAAAATCAAAATCCTCCAGGTCGAAGCCGTGCAACTGGTGCGTGCTTACGACGACGCCGATCTGGTCCAGGGTTACCCGGCCTACATTCGCCTATCGAAGACCTTCGATGCCGGTTCCGCGCTGCTGTTCGACGGTCTTGATCACAAGGAATACGTGATCCAGTTCGTGATCCAGCCCAAAAGCAAAACCGATCCGCGCCTGATCAAGTTCGTCGACATCTACCAGCACTCGCCGGCCGTACGCGCAGCACTGGATAAGGCTCACGGCAAACTGTATCAAGCCGGCTGGGAAAGCTGA